A single region of the Candidatus Manganitrophaceae bacterium genome encodes:
- a CDS encoding ATP-binding protein: MYTVHSDVTLGGELFMAEEKIKEEKFIPGVKSAIAISSGKGGVGKTTVSVNMAVALAQGGARVGLLDADIYGPNIPIMMGIKAPPAPQGEKITPAENHGVRFISMAFFVPEDTPMIWRGPMVHGAIQQLLRDVAWGDLDYLLVDLPPGTGDAQLSIAQLVPLSGAVIVTTPQEVALLDSRKGMAMFKKVSVPVLGIVENMSYFECPHCHEKTEIFDRGGGRAAAKKLGVPFLGEVPIDPAIREGGDNGVPIIIADPDSPQSKAFVEIAQQMTKELSISKSQQIGLKIIQ; the protein is encoded by the coding sequence ATGTATACTGTGCATTCAGATGTAACTCTGGGAGGTGAGTTGTTCATGGCAGAAGAGAAGATAAAGGAAGAAAAATTTATCCCCGGGGTGAAGAGTGCCATCGCGATCAGCAGTGGAAAAGGGGGTGTCGGCAAGACGACCGTGAGCGTCAACATGGCGGTCGCTCTGGCCCAGGGAGGCGCACGGGTCGGGCTATTGGATGCTGATATCTATGGACCGAATATTCCCATTATGATGGGGATCAAGGCCCCGCCTGCTCCCCAGGGGGAAAAGATCACGCCAGCAGAAAACCACGGCGTCCGCTTTATATCCATGGCCTTCTTCGTTCCGGAAGATACCCCGATGATCTGGCGGGGGCCCATGGTACACGGGGCAATACAGCAGCTGTTGCGTGATGTGGCATGGGGTGATCTCGATTATCTCCTCGTCGACCTTCCTCCCGGTACGGGCGATGCTCAGCTTTCCATTGCCCAACTGGTACCGCTGAGTGGAGCCGTCATCGTGACGACCCCCCAGGAAGTTGCCCTTCTCGATTCCAGAAAAGGGATGGCGATGTTTAAAAAAGTCAGTGTGCCGGTCCTCGGAATCGTGGAGAACATGAGTTATTTTGAGTGTCCTCACTGCCATGAAAAGACAGAGATCTTCGATCGAGGCGGCGGGCGGGCTGCGGCAAAGAAATTGGGCGTCCCTTTTCTCGGAGAGGTTCCGATCGATCCTGCCATTCGGGAAGGGGGAGATAATGGTGTCCCTATTATAATTGCCGATCCGGATTCACCTCAGTCAAAGGCGTTTGTCGAGATTGCCCAGCAAATGACGAAGGAACTTTCCATTTCGAAATCGCAACAGATTGGTTTAAAAATAATTCAGTGA
- a CDS encoding AURKAIP1/COX24 domain-containing protein, which produces MSRVVKKRRKKMRKHKHKKLLKKTRHKRR; this is translated from the coding sequence ATGTCACGTGTGGTAAAGAAAAGAAGAAAAAAGATGCGGAAACACAAGCACAAGAAATTGTTGAAAAAGACGAGGCATAAGCGCCGATAG